From Sphingobacteriaceae bacterium:
CGTTGCAATTGCCTATAGGCAGTGCCTCCGGGTTCACCGGGGTGGTCAGCCTGCTGGACGGCCAGGCCTACAGCTTCCGGGAGGGCAAGGCTGAACGGGGACCTGTGCACGATGACCTGGGCCCCGAGGTGGAGGCCCGCCGGGAGATGCTGGCGGAGAAGGTGGCTGAGACCGACTACGAACTGCTGGAACAATACTTGGAAGCAGGCGCTTTGGACGACGCAGACCTGCTCCGCGGCCTGCGGCAAGGGGTGATCAGCGGGGAAATCGTGCCCGTGCTGTGCGGCGCCGGCCTGTCCCTCATCGCCGTGGAGCCCCTGCTGGACGCTATGGTGGACCTGCTGCCCAGTCCTGCCGACCGGACGCCCATCCCGGCCCGGCGCCCCGGCAGCGAAGAGGAGGTGCCGGTGGCCGCCGACCCGGCGGGCCCCTTCACGGCCTTGGTCTTTAAGACGGTGGCCGACCAGTATGTGGGCAAGATCAACTTGTTCCGGGTTTGCTCCGGCTCCATCAAGGCCGACAGCACCGTCCACAACGTCACCCGCAACGCCGGGGAGCGCCTGGGCCCCTTGTTCACCCTCCAAGGCCGGGAGCAAAAGCCGGTAACCGAAGCGGTGGCCGGCGACATCGTGGGGGCCGCCAAGCTGCAGCACTGCACCACGGGCGACAGCCTGGCCGCCTCGCCCCAGGCGGGGGTCATCCTGCCGCCCATCGAGTTCCCCAAGCCCGTCTTTTCCGTAGCGGTGGAGCCCCGCAGCAAGGCCGACGAGGACAAGATCGGCGCCAGCCTGGCCCGGCTGGCCGAGGAGGATCCCACCTTCCGGGTGGAGCGCAACGTCCAGACCCGGCAGACTTTGCTCTACGGCATGGGGGAGCTGCACCTGGAAATCATTACGGGGCGCCTGAAGCGGAAGTTCGGGGTGGAAGTGGACCTGACCCGCCCCCGGGTGCCCTACTTGGAAACCATTACCCGTACGGCCCAAGCCGAGTACAAGCACAAGAAGCAGTCGGGCGGTCGGGGCCAGTACGGCCACGTGTTCATCCGGCTGGAGCCCCTGCCCCGGGGCGAGGAGTTCGCCTTCGATGAGGAAATCTTCGGGGGCGTCGTGCCCAAGCAGTACATACCGGCGGTGGAAAAGGGCGTCCGGGAGGCCATGGACGACGGCGTCCTGGCCGGCTACCCGGTCACCGATGTGAAGGTGGTGTTGTACGACGGCTCCCACCACAGCGTGGACTCATCGGAAATGGCCTTCAAGATCGCCGCGGCCCAGGCCTTCCGCAAGGGGTTCCACGAGGCGGGCCCCGTCCTTCTGGAGCCCATCGTGAAGGTGGAGGTCTATGGACCCGAGGAATATATGGGTGATATCATGGGAGACCTAAACAAGCGCCGGGGCAAGATCCTGGGCATGGAGTCCCTGGGGGGCACCCAGGTGGTGCGGGCCCACGTGCCCCTGGCGGAGATGTTCACCTACGCCTCGGATTTGCGCTCCATGACCCAGGGCCGGGGTACATATATGATGGAACATTCCCATTACGAAGAGGTGCCGGAACCCATCGCCAGGCAGGTCATTGCGGAACGGGCATCGGCTACGGGCTGACAGGATCCTGGCGGGGGCCGGCCGCAAGGAGGCGTCACGCGGTGGATGACTTCATGGCCCTCTTGGTGGAACCCATGCGCCGGGAACTGGTGTCCATAGGCTTCCAGGAACTGCGCACGGCCGAAGAAGTGGAGCAGTTCATGGCGGAGGCCAAGGGCACTGCCTTGGTGGTGGTGAACTCCATTTGCGGCTGCGCCGGCGGCATCGCCCGGC
This genomic window contains:
- the fusA gene encoding elongation factor G translates to MTQYTTDRLRNVALVAHGGAGKTQLAEALLFTAGSISRFGKVDEGTSTCDYDPEEIDRKISINTAIASCDWRGHKINLFDTPGYFDFVGEVKAALRVADAAVIVCDAQSGLEVGTEMVWRYAAEHGLPRLIYINKMDRDNADFAKVLDQLEQAFGSAVTALQLPIGSASGFTGVVSLLDGQAYSFREGKAERGPVHDDLGPEVEARREMLAEKVAETDYELLEQYLEAGALDDADLLRGLRQGVISGEIVPVLCGAGLSLIAVEPLLDAMVDLLPSPADRTPIPARRPGSEEEVPVAADPAGPFTALVFKTVADQYVGKINLFRVCSGSIKADSTVHNVTRNAGERLGPLFTLQGREQKPVTEAVAGDIVGAAKLQHCTTGDSLAASPQAGVILPPIEFPKPVFSVAVEPRSKADEDKIGASLARLAEEDPTFRVERNVQTRQTLLYGMGELHLEIITGRLKRKFGVEVDLTRPRVPYLETITRTAQAEYKHKKQSGGRGQYGHVFIRLEPLPRGEEFAFDEEIFGGVVPKQYIPAVEKGVREAMDDGVLAGYPVTDVKVVLYDGSHHSVDSSEMAFKIAAAQAFRKGFHEAGPVLLEPIVKVEVYGPEEYMGDIMGDLNKRRGKILGMESLGGTQVVRAHVPLAEMFTYASDLRSMTQGRGTYMMEHSHYEEVPEPIARQVIAERASATG